A window from Pleuronectes platessa chromosome 6, fPlePla1.1, whole genome shotgun sequence encodes these proteins:
- the rprd1b gene encoding regulation of nuclear pre-mRNA domain-containing protein 1B, whose product MSSFSESALEKKLTELSSSQQSVQTLSLWIIHHRKHSALIVKVWHRELKKAKSSRKLTFLYLANDVIQNSKKKGPEFAKDYETVLVDACSHVASEADVGCKKHMERLLNIWKERALYRADFIQQLKLAIEDSNSPRPSEEPKKPVKRSYQKIHEEEDDEDDDYRCHISPRSTDASATQLTEELVKALQDLENAASGDAAVRQKIASLPQEVQDVSLLEKITDKEAADKLSKTVDEACLLLAEYNGRLAAELEDRRQLARMLAEYIGSQKEALMEREKKLEDYKQKLARVTQVRKELKSHIQSLPDLSLLPNVTGGLAPLPSAGDLFSTD is encoded by the exons ATGTCGTCCTTCTCCGAGTCGGCCCTGGAGAAGAAGCTGACGGAGCTGAGCAGCTCGCAGCAGAGCGTCcagactctgtctctgtggATCATCCACCACCGCAAGCACTCAGCCCTCATCGTCAAAGTGTGGCACCGAGAGCTGAAGAAAG CTAAAAGCTCCAGGAAGCTGACTTTCCTGTATCTGGCCAACGATGTCATccagaacagcaagaaaaaAGGACCAGAATTCGCCAAAGACTATGAGACCGTCCTCGTCGATGCCTGCTCACATGTTGCCAG TGAAGCAGATGTCGGCTGTAAAAAGCACATGGAGCGACTGCTGAATATCTGGAAGGAGAGAGCCCTGTACAGAGCCGACTTCATTCAGCAGCTCAAACTGGCCATAGAAGACTCAAACAGCCCCCGGCCTTCAG AGGAGCCGAAGAAGCCTGTGAAAAGAAGCTACCAAAAGAtccatgaagaagaagacgacgaGGATGACGACTACAGATGCCACATCTCTCCTAGAAGCACAGATGCCTCCGCAACTCAGCTG ACCGAGGAGCTGGTGAAGGCCCTGCAGGACTTAGAGAATGCTGCTTCAGGTGACGCAGCTGTTCGTCAGAAGATCGCCTCGctgccacaggaagtccaggaTGTTTCACTGCTGGAGAAGATCACTG ACAAGGAGGCAGCAGACAAGCTGTCGAAGACGGTGGACGAAGCCTGTTTGCTACTGGCTGAGTACAACGGCCGACTAGCTGCAGAGCTAGAGGACCGCAGGCAGCTGGCACGCATGCTGGCCGAATACATCGGCAGCCAGAAGGAGGCgctcatggagagagagaagaaactaGAG GACTACAAGCAGAAACTGGCCAGAGTGACCCAGGTGAGGAAGGAGCTCAAGTCCCACATCCAGAGTCTCCCCGACCTCTCTCTCCTGCCCAATGTGACTGGGGGTCTGGCCCCGCTCCCCTCGGCTGGAGACCTCTTCTCCACCGACTGA
- the LOC128442779 gene encoding protein-glutamine gamma-glutamyltransferase 2, producing MSQVLDIESCDLNIKSNSSSHHTELYGEERLIVRRGQPFVITLHLKPGSKDFRLSDTSFSLIVETGPLPRKESDTKVTLNLGDSTVDDEWSMSAIKDPSGNTVSVSINSSPNSPIGVHSLTLDQQGQRTSLGQFTLLFNAWCSRDAVYMRSQTKKQEYVLAQQGQIYRGTHKRIKGLPWNFGQFEAGILDICLKILDENPKFVSDADKDVSARRNPIYVTRVLSAMINSNDDRGVLVGNWGEITNGVHPGTWIGSGDILKQWAESGPVRYGQCWVFAAVACTVSRALGIPCRVVTNFGSAHDSDANLLIENLYDENGERISEGDSIWNFHVWVDSWMTRPDLDSKYDGWQTSDPTPQETSGGVFCCGPASVKAIKEGQLTNKYDAPFIFAEVNADVVDLVRLSNGEIVKFSGSTKSVGRFISTKAVGSDDRKDITYHYKYPEGSKEERQVYEKAQHHNKLQQRGEEPGLHLKIKLSDNMIVGSDFEVHAVITNNHMEARTCTVLFFAKAGGYNGKLGESCGFTSDKVEVPSGEVRRLPLKLEYDIYGSVITSDRLIQLTAITIDKQTIDYNKTEKTIVLDEPEIDIKLVGEATVKQPMMAELTLLNPLPEPLQDCSFTVEGVGLTHGKPITEKIGAVGRKEAAKARVEFSPTSVGPSVLLVNFDSDKLKNIKSFINVVVKE from the exons GTCCGTTGCCCAGGAAAGAATCAGACACCAAGGTCACGTTAAATCTCGGTGACTCCACAGTGGATGATGAATGGAGCATGTCTGCTATAAAAGATCCCTCTGGAAACACAGTGTCTGTGTCCATCAATTCCTCCCCCAACAGTCCCATAGGAGTTCACTCTCTGACTCTGGACCAGCAAGGACAGAGGACAAGTTTAGGACAGTTCACTCTGCTTTTTAACGCCTGGTGCTCCA GAGACGCTGTTTACATGCGCAGTCAGACAAAGAAGCAGGAGTATGTCTTAGCGCAGCAGGGACAGATCTACAGGGGAACGCATAAACGCATCAAAGGGTTACCCTGGAACTTCGGACAG TTTGAAGCAGGAATACTGGATATCTGTCTGAAGATCCTGGATGAAAACCCCAAATTTGTGTCTGACGCTGACAAGGACGTCTCTGCCAGGAGAAATCCCATTTATGTGACCAGGGTGCTGAGTGCCATG ATCAACAGTAATGATGACAGGGGGGTGCTGGTGGGAAATTGGGGAGAGATTACAAATGGAGTCCATCCAGGAACGTGGATCGGCAGCGGGGACATTTTGAAACAGTGGGCTGAAAGTGGCCCTGTGCGCTACGGCCAGTGTTGGGTCTTCGCTGCTGTGGCGTGCACAG TGTCTCGAGCCCTGGGCATCCCATGTCGAGTGGTCACTAACTTTGGATCCGCTCACGATTCGGACGCCAACCTGCTCATAGAAAACCTGTATGATGAAAATGGAGAAAGAATTTCTGAAGGGGATTCGATATG GAACTTCCATGTTTGGGTGGACAGCTGGATGACTCGTCCAGACTTGGACTCGAAGTATGATGGGTGGCAAACCAGCGACCCCACTCCACAGGAAACAAGTGGAG GTGTTTTCTGTTGCGGACCGGCCTCAGTGAAAGCCATCAAGGAAGGACAGCTGACCAATAAGTATGATGCTCCCTTTATTTTTGCTGAG GTCAATGCAGATGTTGTGGACCTGGTGCGTCTGTCAAATGGTGAGATAGTGAAGTTCAGCGGCTCCACTAAGAGTGTGGGTCGCTTCATCAGCACCAAAGCTGTGGGCTCAGATGACAGAAAAGACATCACATACCATTACAAGTATCCAGAAG GCTCAAAGGAGGAAAGGCAGGTGTATGAGAAAGCCCAGCACCACAACAAGCTACAGCAGCGAGGAGAAGAGCCGGGCCTCCACCTCAAG ATCAAGCTCTCTGACAACATGATCGTGGGCTCAGACTTTGAGGTGCACGCTGTCATCACTAACAACCACATGGAGGCCAGAACCTGCACCGTCCTGTTCTTCGCCAAAGCCGGTGGTTACAATGGGAAACTGGGAGAGAGCTGTGGGTTCACTTCAGACAAAGTGGAGGTGCCGTCCGGAGAAG tTAGGCGCCTGCCCCTCAAACTGGAGTACGACATTTATGGATCGGTGATCACCTCAGACAGGCTGATCCAGCTGACTGCCATCACCATCGACAAACAGACCATCGACTACAACAAGACTGAGAAGACCATCGTCCTCGATGAGCCAGAAATAGACATCAAG CTGGTGGGAGAAGCCACGGTGAAGCAGCCGATGATGGCCGAACTCACCTTGTTGAACCCTTTGCCTGAGCCACTGCAGGACTGCAGCTTCACCGTGGAGGGGGTCGGCCTCACCCACGGAAAACCCATAACAGAAAA GATTGGAGCTGTTGGCCGGAAAGAGGCGGCCAAAGCCAGAGTGGAGTTCAGTCCCACCAGCGTTGGCCCCAGTGTGCTACTGGTGAACTTCGACAGCGACAAACTGAAGAACATCAAGAGCTTCATCAATGTTGTCGTGAAGGAGTGA
- the LOC128442044 gene encoding taste receptor type 1 member 1 — protein MGLFAAVFLSLGWLLVQLAAGELDYISQGQGMQLQGDFSIAGLFPLHYTDAPAADLPALAPCNEGQPNKHGFHLMQAMRFAVEEINNGSSPQPLLPGVKLGYQMYDICSVPASVLATLDLLEQQNQSPSGPETQGDTDPHVDYSKRAVAVIGPDSSSKTFTPAALLGSYLIPQISYEASNEMLSNKFLYPSFLRTIPSDKNQVEAMIQLLIRFNWKWIALLGSDNDYGLQGMQSLSKEAPTHGICIAYQGVIPSFNDNTIQTMRNMVDSILKTKVNTIVVFSSKSKLSGFIPFVIERNVTGKVWIGTEDWSSATLISGISGINTIGTVIGVSIKYAAINGFEDFERKVFEAAMQQSDTQEVSNDTTSQGNDCLQSTDLYSLARKKFSLEKYDITSSFNVYTAVHAVARALHQTLGCDLGECQRRRVHPWELLHWLKQVEFSLGNTSVHFDMNGDPHTEYDIVSWVWRGTEWSLRVVGSYSHDPFMLTVDEDQIEWHDTGDAGPVPLSICSPPCPTGHKKLLTGQHTCCFDCQACPAATFLNTSEPTLCQPCLPEQWAPPSSDQCLNRTVLLLAWDAPLSIALLFFLATCLLMTLGSAVILLLNLNTPVAKSAGGRTCLLMLAGLTAAALSSLCHFGPPSPLACILKQPLFIVSFTVCLACITVRSLQVVCIFKFASKLPPAYDKWAKKNGPELTISVLSVTLLFICVLREALNPPQPSQDLVFYGDSIVLECSNTLSVGAGVELAYVFLLSMLCFCFSYMGKDLPANYNEAKCVTFSLMVYMISWQCFFTLYLISRGPFTMAAHVFAILFSVFSFLWGYFLPKIYIIALKPQMNTNAHFQNCIQMYTMSK, from the exons ATGGGTTTGTTTGCTGCCGTGTTTCTTTCCTTGGGCTGGCTGCTGGTGCAGTTAGCTGCGGGGGAACTAGATTACATCTCTCAGGGACAGGGGATGCAACTGCAGGGCGACTTCTCCATCGCCGGACTGTTTCCTCTCCACTACACAGACGCACCAGCTGCTGATTTGCCTGCTCTGGCTCCATGTAATGA AGGTCAACCCAACAAACATGGCTTTCACCTGATGCAAGCCATGAGATTTGCTGTGGAGGAAATCAACAACGGCAGCAGCCCACAGCCTCTTCTACCAGGAGTGAAGTTGGGCTACCAGATGTACGACATCTGCTCCGTGCCGGCCAGTGTCCTGGCCACACTGGACCTGTTGGAGCAGCAGAATCAGAGCCCCTCTGGACctgagacacagggagacacagaccCACACGTTGACTACAGCAAAAGGGCGGTGGCAGTGATTGGGCCAGACAGTAGCAGCAAAACATTCACCCCTGCTGCTTTACTGGGGTCCTATCTCATACCACAA ATCTCTTACGAAGCATCAAATGAGATGCTCAGCAACAAGTTCCTCTATCCATCCTTTTTACGCACGATCCCCAGCGACAAGAACCAGGTGGAGGCTATGATCCAGCTTTTAATACGTTTCAACTGGAAATGGATTGCTCTCTTAGGCAGCGACAACGACTACGGCCTGCAAGGCATGCAGAGTCTCTCCAAGGAAGCACCAACCCACGGAATCTGCATCGCCTACCAAGGAGTCATCCCTTCATTCAACGATAACACCATCCAGACCATGAGGAACATGGTGGATAGCATATTGAAGACCAAAGTCAACACCATCGTAGTCTTCTCTAGCAAGTCAAAGCTCAGTGGCTTTATCCCGTTTGTCATTGAGCGCAACGTGACAGGTAAAGTGTGGATCGGGACAGAGGACTGGTCTTCAGCTACTCTTATATCAGGGATATCTGGGATCAACACCATCGGCACTGTGATTGGTGTCTCCATCAAATATGCAGCTATTAATGGTTTTGAGGACTTTGAGAGAAAGGTTTTTGAGGCTGCGATGCAACAGAGTGACACCCAGGAAGTCTCCAATGACACCACGAGCCAAGGAAATGACTGCCTGCAGAGCACAGACCTGTACAGCCTGGCCAGGAAGAAATTCTCCTTGGAGAAATATGacatcacctcctccttcaATGTGTACACGGCCGTGCACGCTGTGGCTCGGGCTCTGCACCAAACTCTTGGTTGTGACTTGGGAGAGTGCCAAAGGAGGAGGGTGCATCCATGGGAG cttctccacTGGCTCAAGCAGGTGGAATTCTCTCTGGGCAACACCTCGGTGCACTTCGACATGAACGGGGACCCGCACACAGAATATGACATCGTCTCCTGGGTTTGGAGGGGGACTGAGTGGTCTCTCAGGGTGGTGGGCTCCTACAGCCATGATCCTTTCATGCTCACTGTTGATGAGGACCAAATTGAGTGGCACGACACGGGAGATGCAGGACCA GTGCCGCTGTCTATCTGCTCTCCACCCTGCCCAACGGGTCACAAGAAGCTGCTGACAGGGCAACACACCTGCTGCTTCGACTGCCAGGCTTGTCCTGCCGCCACATTCCTCAATACAAGTG AACCCACTCTGTGCCAGCCATGTCTGCCGGAGCAGTGGGCCCCCCCGAGCAGCGATCAGTGTCTGAATAGGACCGTCCTGCTGCTTGCCTGGGACGCCCCCCTCTCCATTGCCCTGCTCTTCTTTCTGGCCACCTGTCTTCTCATGACCTTGGGCTCTGCTGTAATTCTCCTGCTTAACCTGAACACTCCAGTGGCCAAGTCTGCTGGAGGCCGCACCTGCCTCCTGATGCTGGCAGGCCTGACTGCCGCTGCCTTGAGCTCTTTGTGCCATTTTGGCCCGCCGTCTCCACTGGCCTGTATCCTCAAGCAGCCTCTATTCATCGTCAGCTTCACTGTGTGCCTGGCCTGCATCACTGTGCGCTCCCTCCAGGTTGTCTGCATTTTTAAATTTGCGTCCAAGCTGCCGCCGGCCTACGACAAATGGGCCAAAAAGAACGGGCCAGAATTGACCATTTCCGTGTTGTCTGTCACCCTCTTGTTCATTTGTGTGCTCCGTGAGGCCCTCAACCCGCCGCAGCCGTCCCAGGATCTTGTCTTCTACGGGGACAGCATTGTCCTGGAGTGCAGTAACACCCTTTCAGTAGGCGCGGGCGTGGAGCTAGCTTATGTCTTCCTGCTCAGCATGCTCTGCTTCTGTTTTAGCTACATGGGGAAAGACCTGCCGGCGAACTACAATGAGGCCAAATGCGTCACCTTCAGCCTCATGGTGTACATGATATCCTGGCAGTGCTTCTTCACTTTATACCTGATCAGCAGAGGCCCATTCACCATGGCCGCACACGTGTTCGCCATACTCTTCAGTGTCTTCTCCTTCCTGTGGGGCTACTTCCTGCCCAAGATTTATATTATTGCTCTGAAGCCGCAAATGAACACGAACGCTCATTTCCAGAACTGCATTCAAATGTACACCATGAGCAAATAA